GAGACTTCCCAGGCAAGTTGCTTTCTCAAGGGCATGttccctttttattattattatttattgatttcttttagagagagggagagcgatagagatagaaacatcaaagatcccttgcctcctgcacaccacctactggggggtgagtggcaacccgggcatgcgccctgcctgggaattgagccGGTGGCCTCTTGGGTCATGGGTCGACCcgcacccactgagccacacctgcctggCTAGGACACGTTCTGATAGCCCCGGTGTAGGCCTCAGGACGGCACCCGGTGTCTGACCCGTGGGGTCCGACCAAACCTGGGATCAACAACCTCGGTACATGGGTTCTGTCTGGGAAAGCATTCAGAGCCAAGAACCAAACTGTAAGAGTATTTGATAAGTCTTAGAAGAAGTAATTCCTCGAAGAAATGAGTTTAGGAAATGAGTTAGGAGGTAAAGGAGCttaggagtgaggaagctaatggttaCTGCCTGGGCAAGGAGGGAGaacggggaggggaagggaggccagggcgtgctccctggagggagagcccaCTGGGTACTCCCTACTAAGGGTTTTTAGGGTGGAGTCTTTAGGGAAGTCCCAGGAGAAGATCGAAACAGAATATTCAgtagttttccaggtgtgtcttttCTGGGTTGTgttctccactgattgattggcaggcccagggcaggggtggtTCTCATTGCAGCGGGTCCTGCCAGTGGAGTCACTGGTTTCGTTGCTTATCTGAGgcatagatgttatctctagggaggaaaggtctgGAGGGTCCatatatgctaggggaggaaaagtcaccctgggggcaGGTCCTACAATTGATTGTGGGTTGCTAGGCaactggggctttccaccctggtgacccgTACCTGGCCCATCTTCCTttctctgctcatgtctaactgcctacaacaGTCCCTCTCTTACAAAAGGACTCAGTTCTTCAGGAAAGTTTCTGGTCCCTGGACTGTGGCACAGGGATTGTGCATTGCACCTGGCAAGAAAGTAAAGGTTTTTACTTTCAGAAGTAAAAGTTTGCTCGTGAAAAGAAACTCCTGGCTCCTCAGCCATGGAGTTTACGGTGTAAATATACTTGAGCTTCTGCTATGGAAAAACATCATGGGTCCCTGTATCCTGGCTGGCTGGGCTTCTCCCTTAGCTCCATGGTGAGGGCCAGATGCATGCGTATCCCAAAAGGCTCTAACTAACCTTGCCTCTCTTTCCTCAGGACCCAGAAGTCTACCAGAAGCAGAAGGCAGCTCTACTGCTCTGCAAAGGAGTGGGATCCCTTCAGCTATGAAGCATATATTTAACCTCTATCTCTTAGGTGTGGCGCTGACCCTGCTTTCCATCTTTGTTAGACTGATGGAGTCACTGGGGGGCTTACTGGAGAACCCATCGCCTGGGAGCTCCTGGACCACCAGAGGTCAACTAGCCATCACAGAATCCCCAAGAGCCTTCCAGAACATCCATCCAGAGGGGTGTGATAAG
This DNA window, taken from Myotis daubentonii chromosome 10, mMyoDau2.1, whole genome shotgun sequence, encodes the following:
- the HILPDA gene encoding LOW QUALITY PROTEIN: hypoxia-inducible lipid droplet-associated protein (The sequence of the model RefSeq protein was modified relative to this genomic sequence to represent the inferred CDS: inserted 1 base in 1 codon), which produces MKHIFNLYLLGVALTLLSIFVRLMESLGGLLENPSPGSSWTTRGQLAITEXPKSLPEHPSRGV